agataggtgacaacgagcaccctgggatgtctgttgtggttggtcttcctcctcctcttcaaaggcacattcctcctctgactcctcgggttccgatacatgctgtctgactgtgccactagctccttgcgacgacctctccctgcttccaactcgtctcctcctcctctatgtctccccatctgaactttccccctgttcttcttctcttctagcgggcacccacgtgacatccacgtacacatcgtcatcatcaaccgcttcacttgtatctgacaactcagcaaaggaagcagcagcgggtacaacatcatcatcatcacaccgtacgtccatgtgtgtaatgctgcctgactgagacatatccctgttatctacatcctctggcaataatggttgcgcatcactcatttcttccaactgatgtgtaaataactcctctgacagatcaagtgaagcggctgaggtgctagtgttggtggtggcggcaggcgggcgagcggtaacttgagaggtgcccgaagctaagctggaggaggatggtgcgtcaaggttcctagcggaagctgtagaagattgggtgtcctgtgttagccagtcaatgtcctcagaacttttcgagttcagggtacgtggcctctgaacactgggcattattctagggccaaagggaatcacagcaccacgacaacgacggcccctgcggggtggcctgcctctgcctgtcatttttttttggattagtggtactatgcgtgcaagctactgtgacaccagatatgagtggcactgtgcactggcagaagttggcagagtagacgctgtaggtctgacacacacgcttgcagacaactaactgctattttttttttatgtacactactgttacatcagatatgagttgcactggtgtgacactgtgccctggcaggccctgaaacgcacacgtgtgaagggcaggcaactgactgctattatttcacagtcaaatttcgagttttttttaaatgaacactactgttacaccagatatgagtggcactgtgcactggcagaagttggcagagtagacgctgtaggcctgacacacacgcttgcagacaactaactgctattcaatctattacagtcaaatttctagttttttaaaaaaaatgtacactactgttacaccagatatgagttgcactggtgtgacactgtgccctggcaggccctgaaacgcacacgtgtgaagggcaggcaactgactgctattatttcacagtcaaatttctagtttttttaaatcaacactactgttacaccagatatgagtggcactggtgtgacactgtgccctggcaggccctgaaacgcacacgtgtgaagggcaggcaactcacagtcaaatttctatttttttttaaatcaacactactgttacaccagatatgagtggcactggtgtgacactgtgccctggcaggccctgaaacgcacacgcgtttctattttttttaaatgcaacctattgtgacaccagatatgagtggtggcactgggcaagtgggcacagtatacgctgtgagcctgacacacatgctggcaggcaggcaggcagctgcaattagattacacaggaaaaaaaaaaaaaaaaagcagactgatgttctagccctaaaaaggcctTTTtagggtgctgtccttacagcagagatcagatgagtccttcaggactgtagtggacactgaatacacttgcctagctatcgatttccctaataaatcagcagcagcactgtccctcctctcactaagaatgcagcttctgaatgaatctaaaatggatgctgtccaggaggtgggagggtcagggagggagggtctgctgctgattggctggaatgtgtctgctgactgtgaggtacagggtcaaagtttactcattgatgacgaatagggggcggaccgaacatcgcatatgttcgcccgccgcggcgaacgtgaacaagcgATTTTTGCCGGGAACTATAAGCCTGCAGTTGACGGCTGTGCATTGCCCTGGACAAAACAGTCTGACAGGTGACACGTTTGTGCTGTGGACTTTATGTGGTgtaaattaacaccaggactctgcacagtagtttttttgctttgttgctttttgtgtgaataaacactgaacttttgctttattaccgtgttcttgcctttatactgcgtccgcttaccctgcatatcagagcaaatccctaatactgtatatatatatatatatatatatatatatacagtcatgtgaaaaaattaggacaccctttgaaagcatgtggttttttgtaacatttttaataaaaggttatttcatctccgtttcaacaatacagagagattaaagtaatccaactaaacagggaaaactgaagaaaagtcttttcaagatcttctgtaaatgtcattctacaaaaatgcctattctaactgaggaaaaagataggacacccttgcccctaatagcgagtgttacctcctttggctgaaataactgcagtgagacggttcttgtagccatctaccagtcttcgacatcggtctgaggaaattttaccccactcctcaatgcagaactttttcagctgtgagatgtttgaggggtttcttgcacgtacagcccttttcaagtcaccccacagcatctcaatgggattcaaatctggactttgacttggccattccaggactctccatttcttctttttcagccaatctttggttgatttactagtatgttttgggtcattgtcatgttgcatggtccagttccgcttcagctttaattttctaactgatggtctcacatgttcttcaagcaccttctgatacacagtagaattcatcgtggattctatgatggtgagctgaccaggtcctgctgcagcaaagcagccccaaaccatgacacttccacctccatgcttcacagttggtatgaggttcttttcttggaatgctgtgtttggtttacgccaaacatgtcctctgctgttgtgtccaaataattcaattttggactcatctgtccaaagaacattattccagaagtcctggtctttgtcaactttatctctggcaaatgtcagtctggcctcgatgtttctcttggaaagcaaaggtttcctccttgcacacctcccatgcaagttaaacttgtacagtctctttctgattgtagaggcatgtacttctacatcaacagtagccagagcctgctgtagttctcgagatgacactttagggtttttggagacctcttttagcatcttgcggtctgctcttggggtgaacttgctggggcgaccagtcctgggcatgttggcagttgttttgaaagccctccacttgtagactatcttccggacagtggaatggctgatttcaaaatcttttgagatctttttaaatcccttcccagactcataggctgctacaatcttttttctgaagtcctctgacagctcttttgctctcaccatggtgctcactctcacttcaacagtcaggagcacaccaaactaaatgtctgaggtttaaatagggcaagcctcattcaacatgcagagtaacgatctactaattatgtgcacctggtgtgatatacctgtgtgagatctgagccaatttaagagggaatacatgtgagggtgtcctatctttttcctcagttagaataggcatttttttagaatgacatttacagaagatcttgaaaagacttttcttcagttttctttgtttagttggattactttaatctctctgtattgttgaaacggagatgaaataaccttttattaaaaatgttacaaaaaaccacatgctttcaaagggtgtcctaattttttcacatgactgtatatatatatataggcaaggctgatttcagcctgtatttgtgggaggggcgtctggctacttATACCTCACGCCAGCGGTCAGCCAGACGCCCGATCATCGCGCTCCTTCTTCTCCCCCTGACGTACCTGCGCACGCGCGCTTCTGAGGTCCGGACTTCCGCCCGTCAGCACAGCAGGTAATCAGGGCTCAGCTGGCTCCGCTCTAGCTGAGCTCCGGGCTCGGCTTTGAATCACTGGCACCTGACAGTAAAGGGTGAAGTCGCCTCTCTCTCAGCGCATCTTCTTAAAGGTACAGGCGGCAGGTCTGGGGAGCGGCACCTCGTCAAAGTTGTCTACCACTGAAATGTATGTAATAATGTGTCAGATTTCGGTTTTGAAGGGACTTTGTCCCCTGTTTTTTTGAGATGTGACGTGGTAGCAGGCCACTATGGTCACCACTATTTCATACAGAACACTGGTAAGGGTGCAAGCAGAATGATATAGCGCTCTGCCCTGTGGCTAGGCTGCAGGCAGGGGCTTAACTTAGTCTTCTACTCTGCTGGGTCTTCACAGGGTACGGTCGGCGCAGTCCCAATCAGGGGCATGTACTGGGGGTTGTGTTGTTTATGGTGGCATGGCTTTTACTTAAAGTTGTACCCTCTGCCAGCTCGCCAGGTCCACCTGCCTCCTGGTTCATTCAGGATCTCCGTCCTGTGGTTCACCTGACTCCATGTTCTTGCTTACTATGGGTTTTCAGCTATTTCGCTTCTTCCTCTGTCAGCACGTGTGTTTCCGCAGCGCACTCCGGCTCCGTTTTTGTTTTCTGTCCTACCCGggctctgtctcctggttcgcacTAGGTTctgtgtctcctggttcgcccagggtgtctgtgtctcctggatcgcttAGGGTtatgtgtctcctggatcgcccagggttcCTTTgtctcctggattgcccagggtgtctgtgtctcctggtcCGCCCAGGGTGTCcgtgtctcctggttcgcccaggatTATacgtctcctggttcgcccagggtgtctgtgtctcctggatcgcccagggtatctgtgtctcctggatcgcccagggttatgtgtctcctggatcgcccagggtgtctgtgtctcctggatcgtccagggtgtctgtgtctcctggatcgcccattGTGTCTGAGTCTCCTGGTCTTCCCAGGGTATCTACGTGTTCTGGGTCATTCAGGCTATTAAAGCTACCCTCCAGGGTATTCAAACGGAAGGTAAGGGGTCCGTGAGCCGTAGGCAACCAGTGTCCAGCGAATTGTTTAGAGAACTCTCCTCGTCTTtagatggtaatccttttgggccctccactagcCTAATCCTGAAAGCTGCCATGTTCCTTCAGTTTTTATGGGTTTCTTAGGCCCGGGGAAGTTTCAGCCGGCCCAAATCATCAAGGCTATCCTCTAAAGCAACATTGGTCATGGGGCAATGGCCATTTTACCCTGCtactaccttccaccaaaacgaATCAGTCCGGTCCACCTACAGAGGTCAAATTCTACCCGACTTCAAACAATTGGTGCCCGGTTCGGGTACTTCATCAATTGCTTTCACACGTTCAGGCTTCGCTGCCAGACAGCCCGCTTTTGCCACTTGCAGGCAAACGTCTCACTACCTCGCATTTCATTTCCTACATCCGTGCTCTCGCCCAGGGTTTAGGGTATGACATTCATCCGCATAGGGGCGGCTTCAGCAGCATCCcagcatcaggtgccagctcatgtcattCGGTCCATGGGGCGATGGCGGTCCTCCTGTTTCGCCAGATATATACCGGATCCTCAATCAAAAATATCTCAAGCCTTTTGTACCTTGGCTTTGTAAATGTTCTCAATAAAGTTTTGCACCTAActgttgttttttaacccctttttggtgtacccgcgcccgtggcacccggcacaattcagccactatgttcagggcagggatCTCTGTGTACGCCGACTTCactcctagccctgaccataaatatatatacatatatatatatatatatatatataaaacctaataataagaaagtgaaaactgaatttttgaaaaatgtgtgctaatttattgaaaagaaaaactaattttttACATGgacagtattcagaccctttgctatgatgcttgaaatttagctctgaggggcgtcccatttctcttgatcatctttgagatgtttctgcaccttgattagagtccacctgtggcaaattcagaaaattggacatgatttggaaagacacagccataTCTATATAAGGTCTCTTTTTTCTGATATACAAAGCCagaaggaaagaactgcctgtagagctctgagacaggattgtgtggcgGCACAGATCCTGTCTCAGAGCTCTAAAACAGGAtctgagacaggattgtgtggcggcacagatctggagaaagggGACAAAAAATGTCTTCTATCTAGACCAAACATTCTCAAGTGCACAGTGGCCTATATAATTCATAAGAAAgacgtttggaacaaccaggactcttcttagTGCTAGCCACCCCACCAATCTAAATAATGGGGGAGAAAAGCCTtgataagagaggtgaccaagaacctaaTTGTCACTCTGGTtcagctccaaagatcctgtgtgcagattggagaaacttctagaaggttagccatcactgtactaCTCCACCAATCTgaactttatggcagagtggccagaaacaATCCTCTCCCAGTGAAAGATACATAAAAGCCCACCTGGCGTTtgcaaaaaaagcacctaaaggactctcagactgtaagAAAcaggattctctggtctgatgaaaccaagattgagcTATTTTAGCCTCAATTCTAcatgtcatgtctggaggaaagtaGGCACTGCTGATtatctgcccaataccatccctacagtgaagcatggtaatGGCAGCATCTTTCATGGCAAGTGGGGATAAGaagaacaccaagtaaacaaacagcgACAGGTAACCAGACAAGGCCCCAAAGCTAgagaggagggaatggtaacctcctaacaatccctgagcctctccctgaccgCTGATaatatgagcaagtcctgatggtgaacaaactcatacagtggaacctaagccctgctgacactgaagcaaaccctaacttagggagaggggaatgagacagccggtaccttccactgtgaagggaccagcgtctccctgagacctagaagcaacacacacacaaaggggagaacaggaggacttagcttgagacgagcgggaagtagaggatccacaaacaaccagtatagaactccagaaggaaaataccaaccgcaaagtcagcagtaagaggcggacttaaatagagcctcttgaACAGCTAAAGAGCAGaatctgtggagaggtgggatcctgcccacaacaacaaacaaaagggaaacacagaaagatctgtcagatagactcatgtGCTGCAAGTCTttccgatcttctcagatctctcacagggcaggcagtgacagcatcatgctgtggggtgttTTTAAGCTGCTGGGACAAGGAGACTAGTCAGGGTTAAGGGAATGCTGAATGGAGCaaaatacagagatattcttaaaaggaacctgtcacgtAGAACATAGTGTCTGAGctaaaggcagcatgttatagagtaaGAGGAGTTGAGCATGTGAGAATattcagtataagggctcattcagacggccgtatgctgtccgcaaaaatactgaatgctatccgttttttttcagatctgaaaaaaaacggatagcattcagtatttttgcagaattatagacttcaatgggaccaTGTCCTCATTTTCACGGacgagtataggacatgtttcatttgttttgcggaaccgtggaatagaaaaggaccccatagaagttaatgggtcagcatctaatctgcaaaaaaaacggatccgcatttttgcagatagcatacggccatctgaatgagcccttacttgtAATTCTTCATTTATATCTGTGCTCATTCTGTTCTTGAAGTCAAAGAGGTggtcctattagtgactgacagccttccatctatgactgtgcatacagagatagctgtcaatcatgaGTAGGACCACCTTCctaacttcaaagcccagaatgaacaagaattttaatgtataaattacaagcttTACTGAagcttttcctacaaaactatacatcatgctgtctgcagattattcagcattttcatggtgacaggttcccttgaatgacaacctgatccagagtgctctggacctcatactgggccaaaggtttaccttccaaaacaatgaccctaagcaagGAGTGGCTTAGGATCTGCAGTGTTTTTTAATGTGGTTTTACCATGTGGTCCTAAAAGTTCCATGTAAATACACCATAAAAGGCAGCATCCTGGGCAATAATGAATGAATCATCCTAATAAACTGTCAATTGCAAACCAGATCACATAGCGGAGAACCTCACACTGGACAAAGTTTTAGGCTCATCTGTAGTATAATATATAGTAAATTCCTTTCATCCAGCAATTGGGCTTGAGAGGTGTCACACTACTAGATATTCTGGGTTATCAGACAGTCGTAGGTTAGAGAAGAAAGCACAAAATCTCGGAAGAAGTTTCCACCTCAATTCTTTATTCAGTCTTCTGCTCTTACACCTGTTAAAAGTTTTGTGCTGGATTATGCGTCTTACTGGATAATTAGATGGCAGATTAGTGGAATTTTACTGCAGTGATTTGGTCTTAATTTTCCAGTTTCTGACTTTGTGACCCAGGTAGCTGGTAATCCTGTGGGGCGTGCATTGAGATCTGCAATCAACATTAATCAATATGCCACCAAAAAGACCCTTGCAGAGAGCATGCTAGATGTGGCACTGTTCATGGCCAATGCTACACAGTTAAAGGCAGTTCTGGAGCAAGGGCCGAGCTTCACCTATTACGTCACGCTGATCACTCTCATCAGCCTGTCTCTGGCTCTTCAGGTCGTTATTGGGATCCTGCTGATTATCATTGGTAAGACACTTCAAGGAGAAAGTTATCTCTGTGCaacaaatattaaaggggtattccggttgttaaaAGTTATCTCCTATCAACAGAATAGGGGACAACTATTAGATCTGTGGACGTCCTACCATTGGGACTCCTCTCAGCCTCTCAAAATAAATGGACTGGCAGGTCTAGCATacgcactgctgctccatttatctctatgggagttctgtaGACAGCCAGGTACAGCACTCCCCTATTTTTCGGCATTCCCATAGAGATAAATGCAAGCCTGACCTACTGCTCCGTTCATTTTGGAGGGTATAgggtccccattcttgtgatcagttgGTGTCCCAGCGGTAGAACTGCCACCAATCTaatggttatcccctatcctgtggataaggatAACTTTTAATAATCAATCTTTGATATTTGCTTGGCGAATGGTGATCATCATAAAGAATACTACTCCACAGCTTGaactggctgataacagggagttATCTATTGCTTTTACCAGCCCACCAACGACAGCGTATCCATGGCCTGGTAACAGGGATCAATAAATGGTTTTCACTAGttttatgctactttcacacttgcggcagtgtgatccggcaagcagttccgtcgtcagaactgcctgccagatccgccgatttggatgtcactgaaagcatttgtgagacgcatccagatgcggatccgtgtcacaaatacattgcaagaacggatcatgggcatgcgcagaccggaaggacggatccgacattctggtattttgaatgccgaatccggcactaatatattcctatggggaaaaatgccagatccggcattcaggcaagtcttcagtttttttcgccggagataaaaccgcaccaTGCTACGCCTGattagtcaaaatgactgaactgaagacgtcctgatgcatcctgaacggattactctccattcagaatgcatggggatatgtctgatcagttcttttccggtatagagcccctgtgacggaactctatgccggaaaagaaaaacgctagtgtgaaagtacctttacagTCAGCCCCCACCCAGCTTAATATGGATAGTAACAGGGGACAACAGATTACATTGAATAGTAGTTTTTGGAGAAAAGACTGTGAAGATCAAGTAGCTGCAGAAATATTTTTGGCCACAAGATGGCGATAACTTCACAACAAATTATTTCCCCATCATTAAGGGCTCCTTGCACAGGGCTTTACATATAGACATACAGTACTTGTCAACCCTCCCGAAACCTCTTGGAGGCTCTTGGAAAAAGGGGACAACAGAAGAGCTGGCAAATCTCCTACTCAGCTCAGCTTTCTCCCAGAAAGTAGCCCTTGATGAGCTCTAACTGTATGTGGCTTTGGGATGCTGTGTCATTAGATGCACTCCCAGTCCCCAGGTTCTCATTGCAGGGGTTATAGTGGGAATGTGATCATCCTGGATATTTAACTCCTTATGTCCCTTCTATCTACAGCTCGCAGGAACTTGAATGATGTCTCCAAGCAGCCAGGTCTGGATGTGATGAACAATGTGGCCACAGCTCTTGTGTTTGTCACCGTCCTCATCAATATCTTCATTACAGCATTTGGGGTGCAAAAAACTGGTCTCTACCCATCACGGGGGCCTCGAGAGGTGCACTAAGTGGGCAAGACCTACAGGTAAAACCTGGGTACAAGAAACTATTACTGTAGTTGAGGTATAAAGCATAGTACAGTTAATTGTAAAATAATCACCAGGGAAAATGGattggtgtatctaagcctatcatttgtgatactgtctgctgacatgatgcaTCTCAGCGGCTCAGCctattgtgtaatactgcctggAGAGCTGATGTATCTGAGACTATGATGCCTTATACTGTCTGATGAGTagctgtatctaaccctatcataTGTGTAactatctgctgagctgggtgtatctaagcccatcacgTGTGATACCATCTGCTGATCTTGTTTTGtttaagcctatcatgtgtggaGCTGTTTGCTTGGTGTATCTAACCCTGTGGGTGGGAAACTGTCCTCTGTGCTAGCCAAGCCTATCATCTATGATACCGTCTGCTGATCTTGGGTATCTAAGTCTTATGTGTGTGACGCTGTCTGCTGTGAtgcgtgtatctaagcctatcatgtgttatactgtctgctgagctgggtgTACCTAAGCCTCAAATGTGTggtcctgtctgctgagctaggtgtatctaatcttatcatgtATGAAACTGAAAAACTGGGTGTGtctaagcccatcatgtgtgatactgtcagctgAACTGGGTGTACCTAAGTCTactgtgtgtgatactgccacgTGACCAGGAGAGAGGGAGAGGCTAGGAGATATAGTAGTAAGAATGGTGGTTGTAGTTTTTACTCACTCGGAGCACACCTCTCACAGTagttgtccagatatgtgccccctcacagtaatgtccagatatttgccccctcacagtagttatggtcagatatgtgcccccttcacagtagttatgccctgatatttgccccctcacagtagttatgtccagatatgtgcccccttcacagtagttatgtcctgatATTTGCcgtctcacagtaatatgccctgatatgtgccacctcacagtaatatg
The Bufo gargarizans isolate SCDJY-AF-19 chromosome 2, ASM1485885v1, whole genome shotgun sequence genome window above contains:
- the NINJ2 gene encoding ninjurin-2; translated protein: MLDVALFMANATQLKAVLEQGPSFTYYVTLITLISLSLALQVVIGILLIIIARRNLNDVSKQPGLDVMNNVATALVFVTVLINIFITAFGVQKTGLYPSRGPREVH